From Salvia splendens isolate huo1 chromosome 3, SspV2, whole genome shotgun sequence, a single genomic window includes:
- the LOC121794798 gene encoding protein TWIN LOV 1-like, with amino-acid sequence MESQLGLGEESFDLRYSVWAREILNELPDCFTITDPCVPGHPIVFASNGFLKMVGYSREEVVGRNGRMFQGPETDRRSVMAIREAIREERGVQISLLSYRKDGTPFWMLFQMCPVFSKEDDRVINFVGVQVPLLRRPRLSGLHLRSECEDGGGVRDTVFRCCRREVCSDSILERGHASSVESVSSLDDQEDEINEPCEANEWEKTKANAAINNILSVLINYSEFTGRFITRKRCCPTGNAQLVSSLTISLGRIKQSFVLTNALLPDMPIVYASEAFLKLTGYTRPEVLGRNCRFLSGTQTDPSTQFEIKECIRNEQACTIRILNYRKDRTSFWNFLHISPVRNASGKVAFFVGIQIDDRCNNDARQGLSPEMRQLSVVGAVKVAVRGLSMGASTS; translated from the exons ATGGAATCACAACTGGGATTGGGTGAGGAGTCATTTGACTTGAGATACTCTGTGTGGGCGAGGGAAATTCTGAATGAACTCCCTGATTGTTTTACTATAACCGATCCTTGTGTTCCTGGGCACCCTATTGTGTTTGCTTCAAATGGATTCTTGAAAATGGTTGGTTACTCTAGAGAGGAGGTGGTTGGGAGGAATGGGAGGATGTTTCAGGGCCCGGAGACGGATAGGAGGTCGGTTATGGCGATTCGCGAGGCAATTAGGGAAGAGAGGGGTGTGCAGATCAGTTTGTTGAGTTATAGGAAGGATGGGACCCCCTTCTGGATGTTGTTCCAAATGTGTCCTGTTTTCAGTAAGGAGGATGATAGGGTGATTAATTTTGTGGGGGTTCAGGTACCTCTCTTGAGGAGGCCTAGGTTGTCTGGACTCCACCTCAGGAGTGAGTGTGAAGATGGGGGCGGGGTTCGTGATACTGTTTTCAGGTGTTGTAGGAGAGAAGTTTGTTCGGATTCAATCTTGGAACGGGGACATGCATCCTCCGTGGAGTCGGTTTCAAGCCTTGATGATCAAG AAGATGAGATTAATGAGCCTTGTGAAGCGAATGAGTGGGAGAAAACAAAGGCCAATGCTGCAATTAACAATATCCTGTCTGTTCTGATAAACTACAGCGAGTTTACAGGCAGATTCATCACCAGAAAAAGATGTTGTCCAACTGGAAATGCACAGCTTGTTTCCTCCTTAACTATATCTCTCGGTAGAATCAAACAAAGCTTTGTATT AACGAATGCGCTCTTACCTGACATGCCTATAGTGTATGCGAGTGAGGCTTTCCTGAAACTGACAG GCTACACTAGGCCTGAAGTACTGGGGCGAAATTGCCGGTTCTTGAGTGGGACTCAAACAGACCCAAGTACACAATTTGAG ATAAAGGAATGCATTCGAAACGAGCAAGCTTGTACAATACGTATCCTAAACTACAG AAAAGATAGGACATCTTTTTGgaattttcttcacatttctccAGTACGGAATGCATCGGGAAAG GTAGCATTCTTTGTCGGAATTCAGATAGACGACCGTTGCAATAATGATGCTAGACAAGGGTTAAGCCCGGAGATGAGGCAACTCAGTGTCGTGGGTGCCGTCAAAGTTGCTGTGAGGGGGTTGTCAATGGGCGCCAGTACGTCATAG
- the LOC121796531 gene encoding aldehyde oxidase GLOX-like gives MACHLTPSLILLLSLLTLSSPHLDNGGGEWALLHRSVGISAMHMQLLHNDKVIIFDRTDFGPSQLTLPFGKCRHNDEVVSEDCTAHSILYDVASNTYRPLMVLTDVWCSSGALSPNGALIQTGGYHGGDHKVRTFTPCDDELCDWIELPQNLSVQRWYSSDNILPDGRLIVVGGRKAFSYEFFPKNPQDSVFYFRFLVETTDFKEENNLYPFLHLLPDGNLFVFANQRSVLLDYKINKVLRHFPPIPGEKRSYPATGSSAMLPIRLSPQISAVEVMVCGGAMGGAYTKAAEGIYVAASRTCGRLRVTDPDPEWRMEFMPMGRVMPDMIVLPTGDVIILNGAGKGTAGWDSAVDPVLHPLLYRTNEPNVRKRFSVLNPTTIPRLYHSAATLLPDGRILVGGSNPHVLYKFTGVRYPTELSLEAFSPPYLGSERTHLRPSILSVEGPADGLTVSYGQRFSVTFSLMEEPEGEFRVTMVAPAFNTHSFAMNQRLLVLHVADVQQMYSLTHRVIVHAPPTANVAPPGYYMVFVVHHGVPSHSVWIRIK, from the coding sequence ATGGCGTGCCACTTGACTCCCTCTCTCATCCTCCTTCTCTCCCTCCTTACTCTCTCCTCACCACACCTCGATAACGGCGGCGGAGAATGGGCTCTCCTCCATCGATCAGTGGGCATCTCCGCCATGCACATGCAGCTCCTACACAACGACAAAGTGATCATCTTCGACCGCACCGACTTCGGCCCCTCCCAACTGACACTCCCCTTCGGCAAATGCCGCCACAACGACGAAGTCGTTTCCGAGGACTGCACCGCCCACTCCATCCTCTACGACGTCGCTTCCAACACCTACCGCCCCCTCATGGTCCTCACCGACGTTTGGTGCTCCTCTGGCGCCCTCAGCCCCAACGGCGCCCTCATTCAGACCGGCGGCTACCACGGCGGCGACCACAAGGTCCGCACCTTCACCCCCTGCGACGACGAGCTCTGCGACTGGATCGAGCTCCCCCAGAATCTCTCCGTCCAGCGTTGGTACTCCTCCGACAACATTCTCCCCGACGGCCGCTTGATCGTCGTCGGCGGTAGAAAGGCCTTCAGCTACGAGTTCTTCCCCAAGAACCCTCAAGATTCCGTTTTCTACTTCCGTTTCTTGGTCGAAACCACCGATTTCAAGGAGGAGAACAATCTTTACCCCTTCCTGCATCTCCTCCCCGACGGAAACCTATTCGTCTTCGCCAATCAGCGCTCGGTTTTGCTGGATTACAAAATCAACAAGGTTTTACGGCATTTCCCGCCGATTCCGGGGGAGAAGAGGAGCTATCCGGCGACCGGATCATCGGCGATGCTTCCGATCAGGCTGAGCCCGCAGATCTCCGCCGTGGAGGTCATGGTGTGCGGCGGCGCGATGGGCGGTGCTTACACGAAGGCGGCGGAGGGGATCTACGTGGCCGCTTCGAGGACGTGTGGCCGCTTACGTGTCACGGATCCGGATCCGGAATGGAGAATGGAGTTCATGCCGATGGGTCGGGTCATGCCCGATATGATCGTTTTACCAACCGGTGACGTCATCATTCTCAACGGAGCCGGAAAGGGAACCGCCGGGTGGGACTCGGCGGTTGACCCGGTTTTGCACCCGCTTCTCTACCGCACGAACGAGCCCAACGTGAGGAAGAGATTCAGTGTGCTGAATCCCACCACAATACCGAGGCTGTACCACTCAGCAGCCACGTTGCTGCCAGATGGCAGGATTTTAGTGGGGGGAAGCAACCCGCACGTGCTGTACAAGTTCACAGGCGTAAGGTACCCCACGGAGCTCAGCCTAGAAGCGTTTTCGCCACCCTACTTGGGATCGGAGCGCACGCATCTCCGCCCTTCGATTCTGTCGGTGGAGGGCCCCGCAGATGGGTTGACCGTATCCTACGGCCAGAGATTCTCTGTCACGTTCAGCTTGATGGAGGAGCCGGAGGGGGAGTTCAGGGTAACAATGGTTGCACCCGCCTTCAACACACACTCCTTCGCCATGAATCAAAGGCTGCTGGTGTTGCACGTTGCCGATGTACAAC